A single region of the Pelecanus crispus isolate bPelCri1 chromosome 10, bPelCri1.pri, whole genome shotgun sequence genome encodes:
- the LOC104028374 gene encoding lipase member M, translating to MWLLLVALCLAQGLGDAIPHAGVSHDNPEQFMNISQKILFHGYPSKEYDVLTEDGYFLSLIRIPHGKGDSGHSGSKSPVLIVHGFSLDGGDWVDNLPNSSLGFILADAGYDVWIGNSRGNSWSRRHLNLSVDQEEFWNFSFHEMAVYDLPAMVSFILRQTGQEKLFYIGHAQGNSLGFIAFSSMPHLAEKIKLFFALAPLYTFHHVKGPVLKIAFLPDTVLKAIFGTKQLTLVGRKERATLAKTCSNLLTAEVCENEIFLIGGYNKKNLNVSRLDVYLAHFPDYTSVKNLLHWGQTAKTGEFKQFDYGEKNQEKYNQATPPLYRIEDMMVPTALWSGGEDWVNPPLETQRLLPRITNLVRHEHFPDWNHFDHHWGQDAPQRMYRQLVALMEQNP from the exons atgtggctgctgctggtggccctgTGCCTGGCTCAGGGGCTGGGTGATGCCATCCCACATGCTGGAGTGAGCCATGACAACCCCGAGCAGTTCATGAACATC agccagaaGATCCTTTTCCATGGATATCCCAGCAAGGAATACGATGTGCTGACAGAGGATGGCTACTTCCTCAGCCTCATCCGGATTCCCCACGGCAAGGGGGACTCTGGGCACTCAG gATCAAAGTCACCTGTGTTGATAGTGCATGGGTTCAGTTTAGATGGTGGGGACTGGGTAGACAACCTCCCCAACAGCAGCCTGGGCTTCATCCTCGCAGACGCAGGGTACGACGTCTGGATCGGAAACAGCCGGGGCAACAGCTGGTCCCGCCGACACCTGAACCTTTCTGTCGACCAAGAGGAGTTTTGGAATTTCAG CTTCCACGAGATGGCTGTATATGACCTCCCCGCCATGGTGAGCTTCATCCTAAGGCAAACTGGGCAGGAGAAACTGTTCTACATTGGCCATGCTCAGGGCAACTCTCTGG gtTTCATAGCATTTTCGAGCATGCCACACCTGGCTGAGAAAATCAAACTCTTCTTTGCGCTGGCTCCTCTCTATACCTTTCACCACGTCAAAGGCCCTGTGTTAAAGATCGCGTTTTTACCAGACACGGTGCTGAAG GCAATATTTGGAACAAAACAGCTGACtctggtggggaggaaggagagagccACTCTTGCCAAGACGTGCAGCAACCTGCTGACAGCTGAAGTCTGTGAAAATGAGATCTTCCTTATTGGCGGGTACAACAAGAAGAACTTGAATGTG agCCGACTGGATGTATACCTAGCTCATTTTCCAGACTATACATCAGTAAAAAACCTTCTCCACTGGGGACAG ACTGCCAAAACTGGGGAGTTCAAGCAGTTTGACTATGGGGAGAAGAACCAGGAAAAGTACAACCAG GCCACCCCCCCCTTGTACAGGATAGAAGACATGATGGTGCCGACCGCCCTGTGGAGTGGTGGGGAAGACTGGGTGAATCCACCTCTGGAGACCCAGCGCTTGCTCCCCCGCATCACCAACCTTGTTCGTCACGAGCACTTCCCTGACTGGAACCACTTCGACCACCACTGGGGTCAGGATGCCCCTCAGCGCATGTACAGGCAGCTGGTCGCTCTGATGGAGCAAAATCCATGA